In the Lepidochelys kempii isolate rLepKem1 chromosome 3, rLepKem1.hap2, whole genome shotgun sequence genome, one interval contains:
- the LGALS8 gene encoding galectin-8 isoform X2, which yields MPLDQLQKTIHNPVIPYTGTILSGLLPGELVVIQGSVPDDSDRFQVDFQCGSSTKPRADVAFHFNPRFKKSGSIICNTLEKERWGWEEITYEMPFQKGKPFKTVFMVLKDKFQVSVNEKHLLLYNHRVNLERIDTLGIYGKVQIQTIAFVSNNSSQGSQPSSLGITKINSENVVPYIARLNSALRPGQTVVIKGEVNKNPNSFAVNLKSSDSKDIALHLNPRMKTKVFVRNSYLCDSWGEEEKDVTNFPFSPGMYFELLIFCDVHQYKVAINGVHILDYKHRFKQLEKISVLEVTGDIQLLDVRSL from the exons GTTATTCCATACACTGGGACAATCCTTAGTGGTCTCCTTCCTGGAGAACTAGTTGTAATACAGGGAAGTGTTCCTGATGATTCCGACAG GTTCCAGGTGGACTTCCAATGTGGCAGTAGCACAAAACCTCGTGCTGATGTGGCCTTTCACTTCAATCCCCGCTTCAAAAAATCGGGTTCCATAATCTGTAACACTCTGGAAAAAGAAAGATGGGGTTGGGAGGAGATCACTTATGAGATGCCTTTTCAAAAAGGAAAGCCATTTAAGACTGTCTTTATGGTTTTGAAGGATAAATTCCAG gtgtctgtaaatgaaaaacatttgCTGCTGTACAACCACAGAGTTAACCTGGAAAGAATAGATACACTGGGGATATATGGGAAAGTACAGATTCAGACTATAGCGTTTGTTTCTAACAAT TCTTCACAAGGCTCTCAGCCATCATCTTTAGGAATAACAAAGATAAACTCAGAAAAT GTGGTTCCTTACATTGCAAGGCTTAATTCTGCACTTCGTCCTGGACAGACAGTTGTCATCAAAGGAGAAGTGAATAAAAACCCAAACAG CTTTGCTGTTAATCTAAAATCAAGTGACTCAAAGGATATTGCACTGCATCTGAATCCCCGAATGAAAACAAAAGTTTTTGTGAGAAATTCCTATCTTTGTGATagctggggagaagaggaaaaagaTGTCACTAATTTCCCTTTCAGCCCAGGAATGTACTTTGAG TTGTTAATTTTCTGTGATGTTCATCAGTACAAGGTTGCTATAAATGGTGTGCACATCCTGGACTACAAGCATCGATTTAAACAACTTGAAAAGATCAGCGTATTGGAGGTTACTGGAGACATTCAGTTACTGGATGTGAGGAGCCTGTAG
- the LGALS8 gene encoding galectin-8 isoform X1: MPLDQLQKTIHNPVIPYTGTILSGLLPGELVVIQGSVPDDSDRFQVDFQCGSSTKPRADVAFHFNPRFKKSGSIICNTLEKERWGWEEITYEMPFQKGKPFKTVFMVLKDKFQVSVNEKHLLLYNHRVNLERIDTLGIYGKVQIQTIAFVSNNSSQGSQPSSLGITKINSENGVVPDGSQLVVPYIARLNSALRPGQTVVIKGEVNKNPNSFAVNLKSSDSKDIALHLNPRMKTKVFVRNSYLCDSWGEEEKDVTNFPFSPGMYFELLIFCDVHQYKVAINGVHILDYKHRFKQLEKISVLEVTGDIQLLDVRSL; encoded by the exons GTTATTCCATACACTGGGACAATCCTTAGTGGTCTCCTTCCTGGAGAACTAGTTGTAATACAGGGAAGTGTTCCTGATGATTCCGACAG GTTCCAGGTGGACTTCCAATGTGGCAGTAGCACAAAACCTCGTGCTGATGTGGCCTTTCACTTCAATCCCCGCTTCAAAAAATCGGGTTCCATAATCTGTAACACTCTGGAAAAAGAAAGATGGGGTTGGGAGGAGATCACTTATGAGATGCCTTTTCAAAAAGGAAAGCCATTTAAGACTGTCTTTATGGTTTTGAAGGATAAATTCCAG gtgtctgtaaatgaaaaacatttgCTGCTGTACAACCACAGAGTTAACCTGGAAAGAATAGATACACTGGGGATATATGGGAAAGTACAGATTCAGACTATAGCGTTTGTTTCTAACAAT TCTTCACAAGGCTCTCAGCCATCATCTTTAGGAATAACAAAGATAAACTCAGAAAAT ggAGTAGTGCCTGATGGTTCACAACTT GTGGTTCCTTACATTGCAAGGCTTAATTCTGCACTTCGTCCTGGACAGACAGTTGTCATCAAAGGAGAAGTGAATAAAAACCCAAACAG CTTTGCTGTTAATCTAAAATCAAGTGACTCAAAGGATATTGCACTGCATCTGAATCCCCGAATGAAAACAAAAGTTTTTGTGAGAAATTCCTATCTTTGTGATagctggggagaagaggaaaaagaTGTCACTAATTTCCCTTTCAGCCCAGGAATGTACTTTGAG TTGTTAATTTTCTGTGATGTTCATCAGTACAAGGTTGCTATAAATGGTGTGCACATCCTGGACTACAAGCATCGATTTAAACAACTTGAAAAGATCAGCGTATTGGAGGTTACTGGAGACATTCAGTTACTGGATGTGAGGAGCCTGTAG
- the LGALS8 gene encoding galectin-8 isoform X3 produces MPLDQLQKTIHNPVIPYTGTILSGLLPGELVVIQGSVPDDSDRFQVDFQCGSSTKPRADVAFHFNPRFKKSGSIICNTLEKERWGWEEITYEMPFQKGKPFKTVFMVLKDKFQVSVNEKHLLLYNHRVNLERIDTLGIYGKVQIQTIAFVSNNGVVPDGSQLVVPYIARLNSALRPGQTVVIKGEVNKNPNSFAVNLKSSDSKDIALHLNPRMKTKVFVRNSYLCDSWGEEEKDVTNFPFSPGMYFELLIFCDVHQYKVAINGVHILDYKHRFKQLEKISVLEVTGDIQLLDVRSL; encoded by the exons GTTATTCCATACACTGGGACAATCCTTAGTGGTCTCCTTCCTGGAGAACTAGTTGTAATACAGGGAAGTGTTCCTGATGATTCCGACAG GTTCCAGGTGGACTTCCAATGTGGCAGTAGCACAAAACCTCGTGCTGATGTGGCCTTTCACTTCAATCCCCGCTTCAAAAAATCGGGTTCCATAATCTGTAACACTCTGGAAAAAGAAAGATGGGGTTGGGAGGAGATCACTTATGAGATGCCTTTTCAAAAAGGAAAGCCATTTAAGACTGTCTTTATGGTTTTGAAGGATAAATTCCAG gtgtctgtaaatgaaaaacatttgCTGCTGTACAACCACAGAGTTAACCTGGAAAGAATAGATACACTGGGGATATATGGGAAAGTACAGATTCAGACTATAGCGTTTGTTTCTAACAAT ggAGTAGTGCCTGATGGTTCACAACTT GTGGTTCCTTACATTGCAAGGCTTAATTCTGCACTTCGTCCTGGACAGACAGTTGTCATCAAAGGAGAAGTGAATAAAAACCCAAACAG CTTTGCTGTTAATCTAAAATCAAGTGACTCAAAGGATATTGCACTGCATCTGAATCCCCGAATGAAAACAAAAGTTTTTGTGAGAAATTCCTATCTTTGTGATagctggggagaagaggaaaaagaTGTCACTAATTTCCCTTTCAGCCCAGGAATGTACTTTGAG TTGTTAATTTTCTGTGATGTTCATCAGTACAAGGTTGCTATAAATGGTGTGCACATCCTGGACTACAAGCATCGATTTAAACAACTTGAAAAGATCAGCGTATTGGAGGTTACTGGAGACATTCAGTTACTGGATGTGAGGAGCCTGTAG